The Candidatus Neomarinimicrobiota bacterium genome has a window encoding:
- the amrB gene encoding AmmeMemoRadiSam system protein B: MTTRRPTAAGMFYPGDREGLSSEIQSYLDRAPPPRSENLLGIVVPHAGYIYSGPTAAHAYKYLEGKSFEKVIILAPSHFEAFHGLSIYSGDALETPLGRVNVARTDRDQLAGVKGVMISEMGFRQEHSLEVQLPFLQHVLKPGWEVIPIVMGHQKKEIIDVAAGILAKYFDQNVPMVISSDLSHYHEYHKAKEIDLRFCELVKEGDLDGLWDAYGNGQVEACGFGPVLAFLSMMRGRENTSMKVLDYRNSGDTAGPKDQVVGYCAMGAFSLE; this comes from the coding sequence ATGACAACGAGAAGACCAACCGCAGCCGGAATGTTCTATCCCGGTGATCGGGAAGGTCTTTCATCAGAAATCCAGTCCTACCTTGACCGGGCACCCCCTCCCCGGAGTGAAAATCTTCTGGGAATCGTTGTTCCCCACGCTGGGTATATCTACTCAGGCCCCACCGCGGCCCATGCCTACAAATATCTTGAGGGAAAGTCTTTTGAAAAAGTCATCATTCTCGCACCGAGTCACTTCGAGGCGTTTCACGGACTCTCCATCTATTCGGGAGACGCCCTGGAGACGCCTCTGGGAAGGGTTAATGTCGCCCGGACTGATCGGGATCAGCTCGCTGGTGTCAAGGGTGTCATGATTTCCGAAATGGGCTTTCGTCAGGAACACTCGCTTGAAGTTCAACTTCCCTTCCTTCAACACGTTCTTAAACCAGGTTGGGAAGTTATCCCCATCGTAATGGGACACCAGAAGAAGGAGATCATCGATGTGGCTGCCGGCATTTTGGCAAAATATTTCGATCAGAATGTGCCCATGGTCATCTCCTCTGATCTTTCCCACTACCACGAGTATCACAAGGCAAAGGAAATCGATCTCAGATTCTGTGAGCTTGTGAAGGAGGGGGATCTTGACGGGCTATGGGATGCCTACGGAAATGGACAGGTCGAGGCATGCGGGTTCGGTCCCGTCCTGGCCTTCCTGAGCATGATGCGAGGGAGAGAGAACACTTCGATGAAAGTCCTTGACTATCGCAACTCAGGGGATACTGCGGGTCCAAAGGATCAGGTTGTGGGATACTGCGCCATGGGAGCTTTCTCGCTGGAATGA
- the lepA gene encoding translation elongation factor 4, translated as MNARFVRNFSIIAHIDHGKSTLADRLLEITDTISSRDMKDQVLDDMDLERERGITIKSHPIQMSYSTPTGETYILNLIDTPGHVDFSYEVSRALAGCEGAILLVDAAQGVEAQTVSNALLALENGLTVIPVLNKIDLSTSRVNEVSDQVVDLINCSPEEILLVSAKTGEGTDRIIPAILERIPPPEDNPGEATRALIFDSTFDSYRGAIPYIRVFDGAFEPGMTATFMSQQIQHEITEVGHFILKRVPAKRLEVGDVGYVVVGVKDVSELRVGDTLSTKENPASLPLPGYKEIKPMIFSGLFPADSEDYERLREAGERLRLNDASFVFEPESSAALGFGFRCGFLGLLHMEVVKERLEREFDLNLLVTVPNVRYQVKKKNGQSVEIENPTSLPPQEEIEEIREPFIIAEIISPSEYIGSLMKLCQAKRGIYLNTHYFSKDRLQLRYELPLSEIVYDFYDKLKSVSRGYASFDYEYVGFRRGDLQKLDILIGGEIVDVLSLISTRKSAYGKGRELCSRLKEVIPRQLFEVVIQAAVGSRVIARERIPPFRKRVTAKCYGGDITRKRKLREKQKSGKRRMKQIGRVEVPQEAFLTFFNVEKK; from the coding sequence CACCCTATCCAGATGTCATATTCCACGCCCACCGGGGAAACCTATATTCTTAACCTAATCGATACTCCAGGGCATGTAGATTTTTCGTATGAAGTGTCCCGGGCGCTCGCAGGGTGTGAGGGGGCAATCCTTCTCGTGGACGCGGCCCAGGGAGTGGAAGCGCAGACCGTAAGCAATGCCTTACTGGCACTGGAGAACGGTTTGACGGTGATTCCGGTGCTCAACAAGATTGATCTCTCCACCTCGCGAGTCAACGAGGTATCGGACCAGGTTGTAGACTTAATAAACTGCAGTCCGGAGGAGATTCTTCTGGTCAGTGCAAAGACAGGAGAGGGGACGGACCGGATCATTCCCGCCATCCTCGAGAGGATCCCTCCTCCCGAGGATAATCCGGGTGAAGCAACGCGGGCACTCATCTTCGATTCCACCTTTGACAGTTATAGAGGTGCCATTCCGTACATACGCGTTTTTGACGGCGCATTCGAACCGGGGATGACAGCCACATTCATGTCTCAACAGATCCAGCACGAAATTACTGAGGTGGGACATTTTATTCTGAAGCGGGTCCCCGCGAAGAGATTGGAAGTCGGTGACGTGGGGTATGTGGTGGTCGGCGTGAAGGATGTGAGTGAGCTTCGGGTCGGGGATACACTCTCAACAAAAGAGAATCCGGCATCTCTTCCCCTTCCGGGGTACAAAGAAATCAAGCCCATGATCTTTTCCGGACTTTTTCCTGCGGATAGCGAGGACTATGAGCGATTGAGAGAGGCCGGTGAGAGACTCAGACTGAACGATGCCTCCTTTGTGTTCGAGCCGGAGTCATCCGCGGCGCTTGGATTTGGCTTTAGATGCGGCTTTCTGGGGCTTCTTCATATGGAAGTTGTGAAAGAACGGTTGGAAAGGGAGTTTGACCTGAATCTTTTGGTCACGGTTCCCAACGTCCGCTATCAGGTAAAGAAGAAAAATGGCCAAAGTGTGGAAATTGAGAATCCAACCAGTCTTCCTCCCCAGGAAGAAATTGAAGAGATTCGGGAACCCTTCATAATTGCCGAAATCATCAGTCCGTCGGAATACATCGGGTCCCTCATGAAACTCTGTCAGGCAAAGCGAGGAATATATTTGAACACCCACTATTTTTCAAAGGACCGCCTTCAGCTCAGGTACGAACTCCCATTGTCAGAAATCGTCTATGATTTCTACGATAAGCTGAAGTCGGTGTCCAGGGGCTACGCTTCGTTTGATTATGAATACGTCGGTTTCAGGCGCGGTGATCTTCAGAAGCTTGACATTCTTATCGGAGGTGAGATTGTCGATGTCCTCTCCTTGATTTCCACGCGCAAAAGCGCCTATGGGAAGGGGAGAGAACTGTGCAGCCGCCTGAAAGAGGTGATACCTCGACAGCTGTTTGAGGTTGTCATTCAGGCCGCTGTTGGTTCAAGGGTGATCGCGCGAGAGAGAATCCCGCCGTTTCGTAAACGAGTGACGGCCAAATGCTACGGAGGTGACATTACGCGGAAGCGGAAGCTTAGAGAAAAGCAGAAATCGGGGAAACGGCGCATGAAACAGATTGGCAGAGTGGAGGTGCCCCAGGAAGCGTTCCTCACGTTTTTCAATGTGGAAAAGAAATAG